CGCATGCAGCAGTACGACCTGCAGGGGCAGCCGTACGGTAAGTCAGCTGGGTCTCTGTTTTATCACACAGGAAAACATATAAGCTCTACTGCATATACCTGACCAGCAAATACATTGGTCTCCAGCAGCTAACTGAAGTTAGCCTTGTTGTCGTCTCCAGCTAGCTTAAGTAACATGTCAATGACAGCATGCAGGGGAGCTAGCTGCTAACGTAGCTTAGCGTGATAGTGGGCAGTGTCAAGCTAGCTCATTTCCCAGAAGCAAATCAGGATCATTACTCCTTAAAATTAAATCTTAGTGTCATTATTAAGTGTGCATCCTCTTAATTCATTGCCCATTTCAGTATTGCCAGTATTAATACATctaatacatataaatacatcATTAGAGTAGCAACATTGCAAAAAAGACATCTAACTTGAACGGGAAAGATAATTAACACATACTTAGTTCACCAGTCTGCGTAACagtttttacataaaataaaatgatcaatTGGTAGATTGCTTTGTGGGCTTTTAAATAGTGTATAACCCTGTGAGTGACATATGTGAGAATTGAGCTTTGTAATCTATAATCCCCACAATCTACACAGTGAAACAAGGGGTTGAAATTCTAATGTGGATACAACACTGGTAGCAATTTTCAGAAGTAGTAATAGCTATTTTTCTGCCAAATTTGATGAAATATCCACCAGACTTGACTAATATATCAACCAAACCTTTCTTGAGGGGTTTGTCAAGTACTTGAGTGTGGTTTCAGCCTCAGCGTCAGTTTGTCAATAAATGGGCATTTGATCCAATTTAGTCTCTGTTTACCAGCTCTAGTGCTCTAACAGCTGGATCCGTAAATCTTGTCCTTTCCTGTTGACATTGCAGACAGGTGTCATTGTATCATATTTGATGGTCAGCGTGTCTATTTACCCTCAGGTACCAGGAATGCCATCCTGAACACAGAGGCCCGTACTGTGGAGGCGGAGGTACTAAGTCGCCGCTGTGTCATCATGCGGCTGGCAGACTTCTCCTATGAAGAGTACCAGAAAGCCCTGCGCCAGTCAGCTGGGGCTGTGGTCATAATCTTGCCGAAGAATATGTCTGCTGTGCCCCAGGACATAGTGCAGGTAATAACACACTTTTAATGTCACACATCAGTGTCTTGTGCTGTGTCCCATTTCGTCCTCTTCAACTGTTTACACACTGATTGTGTGTTCAGGGGAAATGCAGTGGTGTCACAGTGCAAAACTTTGCTTTCACTACCCACATGCTAAAGAGGATAATGAACAGTACAAGGTGGTGATGCAACATTGAAGTGGTTGTGATCTACAGGTATACAACACAGCAAAGAAAAATATGGCTGTCCACATTCTAGTTGTCAGTCACGAGGAGCATCCCTTAATTCTGCTACGTTATTTTGAGGTTACTGAGCTGTGCCCTTCACCACAATCACACAGACAACCACAAGCTTATCTGTTTGGGGTTGAATCTGCTTGTGTTGCCTGCTTTGCTGAAGAGCACCTCAACAGTGCTCAACAACAGAGGCAAGGATTGTTCCCACCCACAGTTTATTTGACTGTGCCGTCCCTCTGATCAGTATTATCCTAAATGTTTTAGTGTACAATGTCCTTCTTTTGTAACCCTTTACAGAGATTGACTGTTATCTCCTGAAGCACAGTGTGCAAGTTATGACTAATTAGACTTCATGCTTTATGAGTGGATTATTCATCTTTCTGGAAAGCAGAAGTAGTTGACATTAGATAAATTACTCATTTGGTTACATAACTAATTTCCATTTTTGGTGAGTTATTGTAGAGACAGATTTTTGTCAGTGTTACAGAAAAGCTCTCTTAAGTTGTAACTCTGTTTCTCCCATCTCCCATCCCTTACATTCCTCTTTAAACATGAGCACTACTGAACCTGCAGGGATGAAGGAATTAAATCAGATTTCACTTGTAATCCAGCAGCATCTCATGGTAACAAATGCATATTCCCCTCTGTTTATCCTGTGCAGCAGTTCATGGAACTGGAGCCGGAGATGTTGGCTACTGAGACCATCGTCCCCGTCTACTTTGCCATGGAGGACGATGAGCTGCTGTCCATCTACACCCAAACCttgacctcctcctcctcacagggTGCCTTATCAGCAGCTGAAGGTAGAAAGTCATCCCCTCTCCTCTAGTCTGGACTTGCCGTTTGTCTACCTGCTTGTTTTAAACACAgaaatttaacacatttttatgatTAAAAAGCATGGTCTTCTACAGAGAGGGAAGATGGCATGTGGGGGATGATTTCCCTGAATTACCTGAAAATATACAGGTCCCCAAGTTCTAATTTTAGGTTTTCTGATGTTTTCTGTAGTGCTGCTGCATACGGCCACTGCCAACGGCTTCCAGATGGTCACCAGTGGAGCACAGAGTAAAGCTGTCAGTGACTGGGCCATCACCAGTTTAGAGGTGAGAGGCCGAACTGTAATCTGAAGACAGCTGCAACTGAATCAACTACTTGAAACACACAGACCTTGATAAAGTGGCACAATCatgtaacaaaacaaattcagtCACAAGTAAGATTAGAAAGGCTTTACAAGGTGTTATTGCAAGTGAAGGATTCCAAACTGAGTTTTCTGATACTAGCAGTTTGTCTGTACACAGAAATACCCTCATAAGCACCAGACAGAGGGTTGCAGGATAATGTTATAGTAACATCAGGCAGAACGGTGGCTTTGATACTTGAAATTGATACTTGAAACTGATGGTACTGCATTAACACAAACTGGGGCTTGGTTTCTACAGGTTGCCCAGGTAAATCATGGTAGTTGGGACATTGATAACTAGACCTTTTGAGGCTTTTTTTTGTGGCTTTTTGCCCAGTAGTATACTACTAATTTACAAGAGGTTATTTACATTGCAGTTTGACTGAgctttgtttttaaagaagGGGTTTTACATATGAGCCCTGTCTCCAAAAAATCAAGGAACCACTCGTGAGGTGGAAGAAGAGAAGCTTGAAGCTATGGCAGTCAGTCGTGTGTTGTTAGTCTAGGGGGGTGTTGTGTGTTCTGCCTGCTGGTTTAGTGCACAATGGGCGTTTCCTGCACTCGTGGGTAAGCATAAATCCCagaacaaaaaatgtttgtgtggaCTTAAAGCCTGGAATTTGAAACCTAGACGGAGTTACACACACTATCTAGGCTGGTGGCCTGACGGGACTTAAAATTGCTCGGTGCTAAGTTTTCCTTTCAGTGTTTCTCTCAAGGTCAAATATGAATTATAAATATGAGTCTTCAACCCTCAACAAGGAGATTTTTAATGCTCAGTGTGAGAGCATGTGAATCAactgttcattcattcagacTTTACAGGAATTGGTTGACACAGTGTTTTCTGTCCCCTTGTTTTCCCATAAGAGTTCGTGAAGGGATTTGGACAGCTTTGATCGTTGTTTGAGGATAATTTTAGATCAAACAATTTGAGTCAGGAAGGGAGCAGAACAAAACAGAAGTGAAGTGTTAGTTCAGGACTTTCTAATCTGAGCTTTGTGTCAAAACCAGAAGGAAAAAGTGGTTTAGTCACACTGCAGTGGATTAGGAGACAGACAAGGTTTTTCCTCAGATCTGTGGTCAGGAGGTCGACTGTGACTGCAGCTCTGCCAGCATGAAGTAAAATACATACAGTGCCATCGCGTTAGCTGAATCTAATGCTTTAGCCATTCTGTTTCTgccttatgttttatttaacttgtcTTATGGCTCTGTTTTTATTCACCAGGGTCGTCTAGCTGGTGTCGGAGGAGAGGACCTGCCCACCATTGTCGTGGTTGCTCACTACGACTCCTTTGGTGTTGCACCAGTATGTTCACTGCGTCTTTGTCTCCTACAAATAAGCCCCGGAAATATTTTGCGGGCAAATATCTGTAGTATTTGACGGCTTATTTTGTCCCCAAGTTGATTAGTCAGACATGGTGTCCAAAAACTCAAACTTTATACAGTAGTAGTTCAGGACAGTAATGCCACACAACTGTGAGTGAAACAAGAGCAGGCCAGGAAAGGAATctgactgtgttgttgtttccaGTGGCTGTCGTACGGAGCAGACTCAAACGGCAGTGGAGTGTCCATGTTACTAGAGCTGGCTCGTCTCTTCTCGAAACTTTACACCTACAAGAGGACACACGCTGGGTGAGTAAAGATGCCACCACTCACATTTAGACTGCTTTTGGGTAATTTTGTGCCTCAAATAGCTAATAACAGTTAATATAAATTTTTAAAGCTGcataaaaatcacaaatttctataatatatttacatacttaCATCAACACTTCAGTGAAGTTCTATGCTGCACACTCATGGTATGCATTGTATATGTGATGAAGTAGTATTGATTACTGACCTGAGTGGTTCATTTGAACACAAGATAAAGTCTATTTGTTATGTCTGTGACGTTTGTTGTGGTTAGTGTCCTGCTCCAAATGCTTTGTGAGAACTGGACTGAACATTATCTGTGCACTATGTGCTGGCATTAAGAATCACATTGGACTGTGTTAAACACTTAAAGCGGTCAATAATACGCTAAAGGCTCGTTCTTATGTCTAAATGTGCTTAACAGTAGCCGAGCGGAAGGACTCTTGTCTTACAGAGTGGTTAGAAGAGGAGTAATGGACTTTACTGTAAATTCTCTAAGACAAAGTCATTTTTGTAGGTTCAAATCTGCATTGCTCCCTTGATTTGCCTGTCATTTGAAGAAATGCCTTGTGATATGTTTCCCACAGACACTAACATTCACTTATTACCACTCTAGTCTGTGCATTCTTGTTGCACACATTGACCTTCATCAGGTTCCTCCGGGCTATATTCGTTGTATATTTGACTCATTTGTGAatcatgttgtgttttcaggtacaacctgctgttttttgtgtctGGTGGGGGGAAGTTTAACTACCAGGGCACCAAACGTTGGCTGGAGGACAATCTGGACCATACAGGTACTGTTCAGTAGTCTTACACAAAGCATACAGAAGGGAGTggaagtatttattttaatttaaaattaagtaCATTCTAAGACCAATTTATTCTCAAACCATGCtgaggtaaaaaataaataaatagtttaatgGAACTAGTCCTAGTTTTTTCTCTGCTTACAATTTTTGGCCATATCTGTGTTTAATAAAATGTCATGAGccttttttccatattttataattaattattactTTCTCCTTGACGTGCATACctttccctccctttctccaTAGACTCCAGTTTGCTACAGGACAACGTAGCCTTTGTATTGTGTCTGGACACTCTGGGGAACGGAGACTCTTTGCACCTCCATGTGTCCAAACCTCCTAAAGAGGGAACCCCTCAGTTTTCTCTGCTCAAGGAGCTGGAGCTGGTAAGAACCCAAAGGCCATTGAGTCACTTCAGTTACTGAATCTTTCAAGCTTGGACGGACAAAAACATGTCAGAACACGCTCTTATTTGGCAGCAGATGAATAGATCTATATTAATAATCTCATAACCTATGTAGAAATGCAATCTGTGCAAACGCAGCGGTATCACCCATTAATGTTGCAGTCTTTCTTAAGCCACTTCATGTGTCGGTTGCAAAAAGGAACACGTGCTTAACGAATACCAACGGAAACAGAGTTGTaacaattagttgatttaaaaaaaagtgtcaaaCCCGGTTTTACAGTTGTCCTGGAGCCTatatccattttttttaaagcttttattgATATAAGCAGCTTGAATCAATTTCACTCTACTTTAACTGTTAAACCCAGAGAATTTGTTAGATTATAGCCTATAATTCAGAGTTATATTACTGTCTCTCATTTCCTCTCAGGTGGTTGCTAATCAGTACCCAGAGGTCAAGTTCTCCATGGTCCACAAGAAAATCAACCTGGCAGACGACATGCTGGCCTGGGAGCATGAGCGCTTCGGGATCCGCCGGCTGCCAGCCTTCACGTTGTCCCATTTGCCCTCCCACCGCTTGGCGCAGCGCTCCAGCATCATGGACGTGCGGTCAGTGTCCCCCTCCTCTCGCCACGGAGCGGGAGAGCCCCCTGCTGGGTGGGTTAATTACTGCAAGTCTCTGAATCAACGAAAGAAAAGAGTTTCCATCCTAGCTGCCAGTCCTTTTATTCATGTCATCTGTGTTGCCATGGAACTGTCCCTCTCCACCTCTTCTGACCCACTGTGCTCTGTCACATCACGTTAAATCCCTTTGTAAACCTTTTATGGAAAAACAGGAGTGTTGTTACCAGTGCATAGCTCACATCATTCATGACTGTATTTATGTACTTTTGTCAGACGTGGAATGAGCGTGTGAAGTTTTGAAGCCTTTTTGTCCTCTTTTCCACTCTCCATTCCTGAATCTCGAATTTCGCTTTCGTTTGTTAGTAAACCATTCATCTGTTCTGTGTCACTGTTTCACTCTatcacttgatttattatttgCTCAGTCTTTCTGCATTTCAGCCCATCTGAGTAGAAATGGATGCTCTGTGAACggtttctcctctctcccttgttcCCCTTGCTGGTTTCCCTTCTGACGTTTCAGAGTTTTCCACCGTCTCTAACTGTCTGCACACTTTTGTTCGTGTCTTACAGGCCTCATGTAGATGTGAAGAAACTCAACAGGAACACCAAGGTGGTGGCAGAGGCACTGGCCAGGGTCATCTACAACCTCACTGAAAAGGTAAACTCACAGATGGAGAAAATGCATCGAGACTGGATACTGTGTCTGCTTTATGCCTGTGATGTGACATTTCTGTTCATGTACTCTGCTGCACAGGGGGCTCCTGGAGACCTGCAGATCTTCACTGAACAGATGGTAGGTCACTGAACTCTGCTGCCTTGAGTCTGATCCCCCAGTAAGACCACCTCAGTGATGTAGGTTAAATCATTTGCAGTTGAAGGTACTTGGTAATCATGTGAACTACAGCTGCAGAGTTAAGTCTCTGTCCCAGGGATGGCTACAAACAGTTGAAACTTTTTTGACATTGTTCAAATCTTCTCTTactgaaatattaataatgattGTCTCCCATCGTCTATTTCTAAATTAGTCCCCTCTGTGTCGTCGAAACTGTCGAAactcttgtttgtttcagtgaCGCAAACGAAATCATCTCAGGTCTGGTTGCATTTAACTGAAACTGACACTGACTCACACAGTACAATATTTATGACCGATAACTGCCAGCAACTCAACCCTAATGTCATTCTTATGAGCGAACAGTGGGAACAGATGTCTAAAGTACACTTAAGTAAAATTGCACATTTAGTACATTTGTTGTGAAATCTAACAGCAAAGCTTCCATGTTACTCCAGACTGTGTGCTCATGCCTGCACCACA
This genomic window from Micropterus dolomieu isolate WLL.071019.BEF.003 ecotype Adirondacks linkage group LG05, ASM2129224v1, whole genome shotgun sequence contains:
- the ncln gene encoding nicalin-1 isoform X1, with protein sequence MFEEASEMFDNMFKSSFPLTFIVFIPAVLILVSPLPAEAAHEFTVYRMQQYDLQGQPYGTRNAILNTEARTVEAEVLSRRCVIMRLADFSYEEYQKALRQSAGAVVIILPKNMSAVPQDIVQQFMELEPEMLATETIVPVYFAMEDDELLSIYTQTLTSSSSQGALSAAEVLLHTATANGFQMVTSGAQSKAVSDWAITSLEGRLAGVGGEDLPTIVVVAHYDSFGVAPWLSYGADSNGSGVSMLLELARLFSKLYTYKRTHAGYNLLFFVSGGGKFNYQGTKRWLEDNLDHTDSSLLQDNVAFVLCLDTLGNGDSLHLHVSKPPKEGTPQFSLLKELELVVANQYPEVKFSMVHKKINLADDMLAWEHERFGIRRLPAFTLSHLPSHRLAQRSSIMDVRSVSPSSRHGAGEPPAGPHVDVKKLNRNTKVVAEALARVIYNLTEKGAPGDLQIFTEQMQVQEEQLSAVVDWLTAQPRAAQLVDKDSSVVSTLEYHLGHYLKDVKRHYVKADKRDPEFVFYDQLKQTMNAYRVKPAIFDLLLAVCIAAYLGMMYLAIQNFGVLYSVVRRITQPKTKTH
- the ncln gene encoding nicalin-1 isoform X5, with the translated sequence MFEEASEMFDNMFKSSFPLTFIVFIPAVLILVSPLPAEAAHEFTVYRMQQYDLQGQPYGTRNAILNTEARTVEAEVLSRRCVIMRLADFSYEEYQKALRQSAGAVVIILPKNMSAVPQDIVQQFMELEPEMLATETIVPVYFAMEDDELLSIYTQTLTSSSSQGALSAAEVLLHTATANGFQMVTSGAQSKAVSDWAITSLEGRLAGVGGEDLPTIVVVAHYDSFGVAPWLSYGADSNGSGVSMLLELARLFSKLYTYKRTHAGYNLLFFVSGGGKFNYQGTKRWLEDNLDHTDSSLLQDNVAFVLCLDTLGNGDSLHLHVSKPPKEGTPQFSLLKELELVVANQYPEVKFSMVHKKINLADDMLAWEHERFGIRRLPAFTLSHLPSHRLAQRSSIMDVRPHVDVKKLNRNTKVVAEALARVIYNLTEKGAPGDLQIFTEQMVQEEQLSAVVDWLTAQPRAAQLVDKDSSVVSTLEYHLGHYLKDVKRHYVKADKRDPEFVFYDQLKQTMNAYRVKPAIFDLLLAVCIAAYLGMMYLAIQNFGVLYSVVRRITQPKTKTH
- the ncln gene encoding nicalin-1 isoform X4, with protein sequence MFEEASEMFDNMFKSSFPLTFIVFIPAVLILVSPLPAEAAHEFTVYRMQQYDLQGQPYGTRNAILNTEARTVEAEVLSRRCVIMRLADFSYEEYQKALRQSAGAVVIILPKNMSAVPQDIVQQFMELEPEMLATETIVPVYFAMEDDELLSIYTQTLTSSSSQGALSAAEVLLHTATANGFQMVTSGAQSKAVSDWAITSLEGRLAGVGGEDLPTIVVVAHYDSFGVAPWLSYGADSNGSGVSMLLELARLFSKLYTYKRTHAGYNLLFFVSGGGKFNYQGTKRWLEDNLDHTDSSLLQDNVAFVLCLDTLGNGDSLHLHVSKPPKEGTPQFSLLKELELVVANQYPEVKFSMVHKKINLADDMLAWEHERFGIRRLPAFTLSHLPSHRLAQRSSIMDVRPHVDVKKLNRNTKVVAEALARVIYNLTEKGAPGDLQIFTEQMQVQEEQLSAVVDWLTAQPRAAQLVDKDSSVVSTLEYHLGHYLKDVKRHYVKADKRDPEFVFYDQLKQTMNAYRVKPAIFDLLLAVCIAAYLGMMYLAIQNFGVLYSVVRRITQPKTKTH
- the ncln gene encoding nicalin-1 isoform X3 → MFEEASEMFDNMFKSSFPLTFIVFIPAVLILVSPLPAEAAHEFTVYRMQQYDLQGQPYGTRNAILNTEARTVEAEVLSRRCVIMRLADFSYEEYQKALRQSAGAVVIILPKNMSAVPQDIVQFMELEPEMLATETIVPVYFAMEDDELLSIYTQTLTSSSSQGALSAAEVLLHTATANGFQMVTSGAQSKAVSDWAITSLEGRLAGVGGEDLPTIVVVAHYDSFGVAPWLSYGADSNGSGVSMLLELARLFSKLYTYKRTHAGYNLLFFVSGGGKFNYQGTKRWLEDNLDHTDSSLLQDNVAFVLCLDTLGNGDSLHLHVSKPPKEGTPQFSLLKELELVVANQYPEVKFSMVHKKINLADDMLAWEHERFGIRRLPAFTLSHLPSHRLAQRSSIMDVRSVSPSSRHGAGEPPAGPHVDVKKLNRNTKVVAEALARVIYNLTEKGAPGDLQIFTEQMQVQEEQLSAVVDWLTAQPRAAQLVDKDSSVVSTLEYHLGHYLKDVKRHYVKADKRDPEFVFYDQLKQTMNAYRVKPAIFDLLLAVCIAAYLGMMYLAIQNFGVLYSVVRRITQPKTKTH
- the ncln gene encoding nicalin-1 isoform X2, encoding MFEEASEMFDNMFKSSFPLTFIVFIPAVLILVSPLPAEAAHEFTVYRMQQYDLQGQPYGTRNAILNTEARTVEAEVLSRRCVIMRLADFSYEEYQKALRQSAGAVVIILPKNMSAVPQDIVQQFMELEPEMLATETIVPVYFAMEDDELLSIYTQTLTSSSSQGALSAAEVLLHTATANGFQMVTSGAQSKAVSDWAITSLEGRLAGVGGEDLPTIVVVAHYDSFGVAPWLSYGADSNGSGVSMLLELARLFSKLYTYKRTHAGYNLLFFVSGGGKFNYQGTKRWLEDNLDHTDSSLLQDNVAFVLCLDTLGNGDSLHLHVSKPPKEGTPQFSLLKELELVVANQYPEVKFSMVHKKINLADDMLAWEHERFGIRRLPAFTLSHLPSHRLAQRSSIMDVRSVSPSSRHGAGEPPAGPHVDVKKLNRNTKVVAEALARVIYNLTEKGAPGDLQIFTEQMVQEEQLSAVVDWLTAQPRAAQLVDKDSSVVSTLEYHLGHYLKDVKRHYVKADKRDPEFVFYDQLKQTMNAYRVKPAIFDLLLAVCIAAYLGMMYLAIQNFGVLYSVVRRITQPKTKTH